From the genome of Gracilinanus agilis isolate LMUSP501 chromosome 2, AgileGrace, whole genome shotgun sequence, one region includes:
- the LRRC26 gene encoding leucine-rich repeat-containing protein 26: MTFSFLLPVVLSLSLASIPGWSCPPKCVCGRDRQVNCSRRELHSVPRILGLRVQVLLLGHNHIGSLPPGAFTLIPWLFSLELQDNGLQTVHVQAFWGLRDLRILDLSANALRVLEPGTFQPLRALNILSLAGNQLMKLEPMWLGSLPLLQNLSLQDNLLPNVGSGVLDGLPSLRELNLHGNPWVCDCSIHSLCRWLRSHTHQAPGTESLLCVTPDRLTLRPMAALTDASFNYCAHSMTPQDLVVISVLGPFSFLASLVGCLILGSLLTVFRARRRNCRNCCDCVARCRVKRPIPQALDLYDPSENPTTNLPAPSCSL, translated from the exons ATGACTTTCTCCTTTTTGCTGCCCGTGGTGTTGTCCCTTTCCCTAGCCTCCATCCCAGGCTGGAGCTGCCCTCCTAAGTGTGTTTGTGGGCGGGATAGGCAGGTCAACTGCTCTAGGAGGGAACTACACTCTGTGCCTAGGATTCTGGGCCTTAGGGTTCAAGTTCTTCTCTTGGGCCACAACCATATAGGCTCCTTACCCCCAGGGGCCTTCACCCTTATACCCTGGCTGTTTTCACTGGAGCTTCAAGACAATGGACTACAGACAGTCCATGTGCAAGCCTTCTGGGGCCTGAGGGACCTAAGAATCCTAGATCTAAGTGCCAATGCTCTCCGGGTGCTGGAACCTGGCACTTTCCAGCCACTTCGAGCCCTCAACATCCTGTCCCTGGCAGGAAACCAGCTGATGAAATTGGAGCCCATGTGGCTGGGTTCTCTGCCACTGCTGCAGAACCTTAGCTTACAGGATAACCTGCTTCCTAATGTGGGCTCTGGGGTCCTCGATGGGCTGCCTTCCCTACGTGAACTGAACCTCCATGGGAACCCTTGGGTGTGCGACTGCAGTATTCACTCCCTCTGCCGTTGGTTGCGTAGCCACACACACCAGGCCCCAG GAACAGAGTCCTTGCTGTGTGTGACCCCAGACCGACTGACTCTCAGGCCAATGGCTGCCCTCACAGATGCTTCATTCAATTATTGTGCACACTCGATGACCCCTCAGGACCTGGTGGTCATCAGTGTACTTGGACCATTCTCATTTCTAGCCAGTCTAGTTGGCTGTCTCATCCTTGGTTCCTTGCTCACTGTTTTCCGGGCTCGACGTAGAAACTGTAGAAACTGCTGTGACTGTGTTGCCCGCTGTCGGGTGAAGAGACCCATCCCTCAAGCCCTTGACCTGTATGACCCCTCGGAGAACCCAACCACTAACCTCCCAGCCCCATCCTGTTCTCTCTGA